The following proteins come from a genomic window of Sorex araneus isolate mSorAra2 chromosome 1, mSorAra2.pri, whole genome shotgun sequence:
- the RAB14 gene encoding ras-related protein Rab-14, which produces MATAPYNYSYIFKYIIIGDMGVGKSCLLHQFTEKKFMADCPHTIGVEFGTRIIEVSGQKIKLQIWDTAGQERFRAVTRSYYRGAAGALMVYDITRRSTYNHLSSWLTDARNLTNPNTVIILIGNKADLEAQRDVTYEEAKQFAEENGLLFLEASAKTGENVEDAFLEAAKKIYQNIQDGSLDLNAAESGVQHKPSAPQGGRLTSEPQPQREGCGC; this is translated from the exons ATGGCAACTGCACCATACAACTACTCTTAcatctttaaatatattattattg GGGACATGGGAGTAGGAAAATCTTGCTTGCTTCAtcaatttacagaaaaaaaat TTATGGCTGATTGTCCTCACACAATTGGTGTTGAATTTGGTACAAGAATAATTGAAGTTAGTGGCCAAAAAATCAAACTGCAGATTTGGGATACAGCAGGACAGGAGAGGTTTAGGGCTGTTACACGGAGCTACTACAGAGGAGCGGCGGGAGCACTTATGGTGTATGATATCACTAG AAGAAGTACATATAACCACTTAAGCAGCTGGTTGACAGATGCAAGGAATCTCACCAATCCAAATACT GTAATAATTCTCATAGGAAATAAAGCAGATTTGGAGGCACAGAGAGATGTTACATATGAAGAAGCCAAACAGTTTGCTGAAGAAAATG gctTATTGTTCCTTGAAGCAAGTGCAAAAAC GGGAGAGAACgttgaagatgctttccttgagGCTGCCAAGAAAATCTACCAGAACATTCAGGATGGAAGCCTGGACCTGAATGCTGCCGAGTCTGGAGTACAACACAAACCTTCAGCTCCACAGGGAGGCCGGCTAACCAGTGAACCCCAACCTCAGAGAGAAGGCTGTGGCTGCTAG